The following coding sequences lie in one Vitis vinifera cultivar Pinot Noir 40024 chromosome 19, ASM3070453v1 genomic window:
- the LOC100253252 gene encoding probable galactinol--sucrose galactosyltransferase 1, producing MTVGAGITVADGNLVVLGNAILSDVHDNIVTTPAAGDSLTNGAFIGVHSDRLGSRRVFPVGKLQGLRFMCVFRFKLWWMTQRMGSCGQDIPFETQFLIVEGQNGSHFGEGSEMGAGQSALYVVFLPILEGDFRAVLQGNEHNEIEICLESGDPAVDGFEGSHLVFVAAGSNPFDVITNAVKTVEKHLQTFSHRDKKKMPNMLNWFGWCTWDAFYTDVTAEGVRQGLKSLEKGGIPPKFVIIDDGWQSVGMDTTGIKCKADNTANFASRLTHIKENHKFQKDGKEGHRVEDPAMGLHHIVTEIKEKHYLKYVYVWHAITGYWGGVSPGITEMELYESKISYPISSPGVNSNEPCEALTSIVTNGLGLVNPEKVFSFYNELHSYLASAGIDGVKVDVQNILETLGAGHGGRVKLAQKYHQALEASISRNFQDNGIISCMSHNTDGLYSSKRTAVIRASDDFWPRDPASHTIHIASVAYNTIFLGEFMQPDWDMFHSLHPMAEYHGAARAVGGCAIYVSDKPGHHDFNLLKKLVLSDGSILRAKLPGRPTRDCLFSDPARDGISLLKIWNLNDFSGVVGVFNCQGAGWCRVGKKNLIHDEQPGTITGVIRAKDVDYLPRVADDGWNGDTIIFSHLGGEVVYLPKNASIPMTLKSREYEVFTVVPVKALSNGATFAPIGLIKMFNSGGAIKELKYERERNATVGMKVRGSGIFGVYSSSRPKRIIVDTEEMKFEYEEGSGLTTINLKIPEEEMYLWNITIEL from the exons ATGACTGTGGGAGCTGGGATCACTGTGGCTGATGGCAATCTCGTGGTTCTCGGAAACGCCATTCTTTCCGATGTGCATGACAACATTGTTACAACTCCTGCCGCCGGAGACTCCCTTACCAACGGAGCTTTCATCGGCGTTCACTCTGACCGCTTGGGCAGTCGCCGGGTCTTTCCTGTTGGCAAGCTCCA GGGTTTGAGATTTATGTGTGTTTTCCGCTTCAAGTTGTGGTGGATGACACAGAGGATGGGGTCTTGTGGCCAAGACATTCCCTTTGAGACCCAATTTTTGATTGTTGAAGGACAAAATGGTTCTCATTTTGGCGAGGGAAGTGAGATGGGAGCCGGCCAATCTGCTCTGTATGTCGTTTTCTTACCCATTCTTGAAGGCGATTTTAGAGCTGTTCTTCAAGGAAATGAACATAATGAGATAGAGATCTGCTTGGAAAGTG GAGATCCGGCAGTTGATGGATTTGAGGGGAGTCATTTGGTTTTTGTGGCAGCAGGATCAAACCCATTTGATGTCATCACAAATGCTGTAAA GACAGTTGAGAAACATTTGCAGACATTTAGTCATCGAGATAAAAAGAAG ATGCCCAATATGCTGAACTGGTTTGGCTGGTGTACTTGGGATGCTTTTTATACCGATGTTACTGCAGAGGGTGTAAGACAAGGATTAAAGAG TTTAGAGAAAGGTGGGATACCTCCAAAGTTTGTTATAATTGATGATGGATGGCAATCGGTCGGCATGGATACCACTGGTATCAAGTGCAAAGCTGATAACACAGCCAA CTTTGCTAGCAGGTTAACCCATATCAAAGAGAACCACAAATTTCAGAAGGATGGTAAAGAGGGTCACAGGGTAGAGGATCCAGCTATGGGACTTCACCACATTGTTactgaaatcaaagaaaaacacTATCTAAA GTATGTTTATGTGTGGCATGCTATAACGGGCTACTGGGGCGGTGTTAGTCCTGGGATTACTGAAATGGAACTCTATGAATCTAAGATATCCTACCCAATTTCGTCTCCAGGTGTTAACTCAAATGAGCCTTGTGAAGCTTTGACAAGCATAGTTACTAATGGGCTTGGCCTTGTGAACCCCGAAAAAGTTTTTAGCTTCTACAATGAACTCCACTCATATCTAGCATCAGCTGGTATTGATGGAGTGAAAGTAGATGTCCAGAACATCCTTGAAACACTTGGTGCAGGTCATGGTGGCAGGGTAAAACTTGCTCAAAAATACCATCAGGCACTAGAGGCATCTATCTCAAGAAACTTCCAGGATAATGGAATTATATCTTGTATGAGTCACAACACAGATGGTTTGTACAG TTCAAAGCGTACAGCTGTAATTAGAGCATCAGATGATTTTTGGCCAAGAGATCCTGCATCACACACAATTCACATTGCATCAGTTGCTTACAACACTATTTTCCTTGGGGAATTTATGCAGCCAGATTGGGATATGTTTCAT AGCTTACACCCAATGGCTGAATACCATGGAGCAGCTCGTGCCGTGGGTGGCTGTGCTATTTATGTCAG TGACAAACCTGGACACCATGACTTTAATCTACTGAAGAAGCTTGTACTTTCTGATGGTTCTATATTGAGAGCCAAACTTCCAGGAAGACCAACAAGGGATTGCTTATTCTCTGATCCTGCCAGAGATGGAATAAG CCTTCTAAAGATATGGAATCTGAATGATTTCTCCGGAGTCGTGGGTGTGTTCAATTGCCAGGGAGCTGGGTGGTGCAGAGTTGGAAAAAAGAACCTTATCCACGATGAGCAGCCTGGGACAATAACTGGGGTTATCAGAGCTAAAGACGTTGATTATCTACCAAGAGTGGCTGACGATGGATGGAATGGGGATACTATCATTTTTTCCCATCTTGGTG GAGAGGTAGTTTATCTGCCAAAGAACGCGTCTATTCCAATGACACTAAAGTCTCGGGAGTATGAAGTTTTTACAGTGGTTCCTGTTAAGGCATTGTCAAATGGTGCCACGTTTGCTCCCATAGGCCTAATCAAGATGTTCAATTCAGGAGGAGCCATTAAGGAATTGAAATATGAAAGGGAGAGAAATGCAACTGTGGGCATGAAAGTTCGCGGGTCTGGAATATTTGGTGTCTATTCATCATCTCGGCCAAAGAGAATAATAGTTGACACAGAAGAAATGAAGTTCGAATATGAAGAAGGGTCTGGACTGACCaccattaatttgaaaattccaGAGGAAGAAATGTACCTTTGGAATATAACTATTGAATTATGA